The following nucleotide sequence is from Flavobacterium sp. N1736.
TGACATTTGACCTTTAAACATTTGACTAGAGAATTTCTTTAGGTTAAAAAAATATTTATTATAACCTTGGAGTATGGCTTTGAAGTTCCTTTGATTCAATTCAGGACGCCTGCTACAAAAACACATTAAAATTATGCCAAGATCGGTAAATTCAGTTGCTAAAAGAGCAAGAAGAAAAAAAATAATGAAGCAAGCCAAAGGTTTCTTTGGTAGACGTAAAAACGTTTGGACAGTTGCTAAGAACGCGGTAGAGAAAGCGATGAGCTACGCTTACCGTGACAGAAAACAGAATAAAAGAAATTTCCGTGCTTTATGGATTCAACGTATTAACGCTGGAGCCAGATTAGAAGGAATGTCTTATTCTCAATTCATGGGAAAAGTTAAAGCTAACGGAATCGAATTGAACCGTAAAGTTCTTGCAGATTTAGCGATGAACCACCCAGAAGCTTTCAAAGCAATACTTAATAAAGTAAAATAAACGTTTTATAAACTCAATTTAGATTACTTACTTATCATAGAAAAACCATCCTGTTCAAACGGGATGGTTTTTTGTTTTTAGGATAATTTCGAAAAATCAATTTTATAAGTAAATTTGCATAAAACAAAAACATATATGCATACAGCACTTTTACAGCATATTCAAAAACATATCAACCTTGAACCATCCGAAATTGATATTTTGGAATCTGTTTTGAATGTTTCTAAAATAAAAAGAAAAGAACTTGTACTACAGGAAGGACAAATTTGCAATACAATGTACTTTATCATCAAAGGCTGTATGAGACAATATATAATAAATTCTAGAGGTGTAGAACAAACCCTTCAGTTTGGTATTGAGAATTGGTGGATAACAGATTATTTAAGCTACCATAATCATGTACCTTCACACTTTTATATTCAGGCTGTAGAAAGTTCATTAATAATAGCCTTAGAAAAACCTACACTTGAAGCTGTTCTTGTAGAGATTCCAAAATTAGAGCGATACTTTAGGATTATATCAGAAAAATCATTTGGTGCAGCACAAATGCGAATTAAATTTCTATTTACTATGTCTGCGGAAGAACGTTATCATCATTTCAATAATAACTTTCCGGAATTTGTACAGCGTGTTCCACAATATATGATTGCTTCTTATTTAGATTTTTCGGCTGAGTTTTTGAGTAAGATTAGAGCTGGAAAGGTATAAATTCATTTTTTGAAGTAGTTCAAGTTTTTTAAGGTATAGATGCAGGAACTTTGTATCAAACTTTTAAAACACATAAAATGAAACCAAGAATTGTTATCCCAACAGTTGCTCCACAAGCTTATCAGGCTATGATGAATTTAGAAAAATATATTTCTACTACTTCATTAACTCCTGTACATAAAGAATTGATTAAAATTCGCGCATCTCAAATAAATGGCTGTGCTTATTGTATTAATATGCACACTGCAGATGCCAGAAAATATGGTGTAACTGAACAGCGCATTTATTTATTAAGTGCGTGGCGTGAAGCCGATGTTTACACCGAAGAAGAAAAAGCAATTTTAGCTTTAACCGAAGAAGTAACACTAATCAATAATCATGTTTCTGAAGAAGTTTATCAAAATGCTGCAAGCTTATTTGATGAAAAATATCTTGCTGAAATCATTATGATGATCATCACTATTAATGCCTGGAACCGAATAGGAATTACCACAGGCATGAGAGCTGTATAATTTTATAAAGATAAATTTTACAACATTCTGATAAAACAAAACCCTCCTGCGTGAGGGTTTATTTGTATATGCCTGTAAATGAGTATTTGAAAATTTCACCTTTTAAAAAAAATCAAAAACAGGTATTTATACGTGCTCTCAACTATTAGAATTCTATATTTTTGGCGTATGATACCAAAAAGAATACAATTCTATCTATATATAACGCTTACTTTAATTGTCATTATTTTTTCTTGTCAAAAAAATAATAACGAAGCCAATCAACCAAAAGAAACAAAAAAAGAGATTGAAAGATTAATTACGACTGCTGATCAATTTAATAAAGAAGAAAAATTTGACAGTGCTTTCTATTATTATAATGAAACAAAATTAACAGCCAATCCAAAAACAGATATAGAAAAAATTGCTTT
It contains:
- the rplT gene encoding 50S ribosomal protein L20, translating into MPRSVNSVAKRARRKKIMKQAKGFFGRRKNVWTVAKNAVEKAMSYAYRDRKQNKRNFRALWIQRINAGARLEGMSYSQFMGKVKANGIELNRKVLADLAMNHPEAFKAILNKVK
- a CDS encoding Crp/Fnr family transcriptional regulator, whose protein sequence is MHTALLQHIQKHINLEPSEIDILESVLNVSKIKRKELVLQEGQICNTMYFIIKGCMRQYIINSRGVEQTLQFGIENWWITDYLSYHNHVPSHFYIQAVESSLIIALEKPTLEAVLVEIPKLERYFRIISEKSFGAAQMRIKFLFTMSAEERYHHFNNNFPEFVQRVPQYMIASYLDFSAEFLSKIRAGKV
- a CDS encoding carboxymuconolactone decarboxylase family protein — its product is MKPRIVIPTVAPQAYQAMMNLEKYISTTSLTPVHKELIKIRASQINGCAYCINMHTADARKYGVTEQRIYLLSAWREADVYTEEEKAILALTEEVTLINNHVSEEVYQNAASLFDEKYLAEIIMMIITINAWNRIGITTGMRAV